A window of Campylobacter concisus contains these coding sequences:
- a CDS encoding class I SAM-dependent methyltransferase: MSQNSKIEKSYDELTYKSIAFAQSSPYRLEACATLLGITPPPCENARVLEIGCSFGGNLIPFAVNNKNAKVVGIDLSGEQIRRGQEIVKEMGLINLELIHGDICEFKSDEKFDYIIAHGVFSWVPDFVKEAILKVVRENLSTNGVAFISYNVYPGWKVKDIVRDIMLLAAKDKESMQERLKAAKEALLVYKEYLLTRDEEIYEGKIPLKMLLFITEHVLSKDDFYIAHEFLEYTNDPFYFKDFNAMLAKNDLTYLCEYTLDDIFTPDVGTAVVDEYKNNKFKDRIDLEQFMDMISNKVFRQSLIVHSKTYESIANKQIGPSDINKIHVVADFIKKNNEWQDSYGAMPQDISWLCEVFYKMYPASINLSQILEILSEDKLMVYSAFVRILTNSSDAMILKDEQKNIEYRPGYSRLSQNLINYVRYFLNHKNNADVVFANKFSISRKLNNIDYYILLLLDGKNSLEDVAAKALKFIKENNEDIFDINGKVLKKDKVAANIMSYVLGIAKIASLLYLLEEI, from the coding sequence ATGAGCCAAAATAGCAAAATCGAAAAGTCTTATGACGAGCTAACTTATAAATCAATAGCCTTTGCCCAATCATCGCCATATAGGCTTGAAGCTTGTGCGACACTTCTTGGCATAACTCCACCACCATGTGAAAATGCAAGAGTTTTAGAGATAGGATGTAGCTTTGGCGGAAATTTGATCCCATTTGCAGTAAATAACAAAAATGCAAAAGTAGTTGGCATAGATCTTAGCGGCGAGCAGATAAGGCGCGGACAAGAGATCGTTAAAGAGATGGGGCTTATAAATTTAGAGCTTATACACGGCGATATTTGCGAATTTAAAAGTGATGAGAAATTTGACTACATCATCGCTCATGGCGTTTTTAGCTGGGTACCTGACTTTGTAAAAGAAGCTATATTAAAAGTCGTAAGAGAGAATTTAAGTACAAACGGCGTGGCGTTTATCTCTTATAATGTTTATCCTGGGTGGAAAGTAAAAGATATCGTAAGAGATATAATGCTACTTGCTGCAAAAGATAAAGAGAGCATGCAAGAGAGGTTAAAAGCAGCCAAAGAAGCACTTTTAGTCTATAAAGAATATTTGCTAACAAGAGATGAAGAAATTTATGAGGGAAAAATACCCCTTAAGATGCTTCTTTTTATAACAGAACATGTGCTCTCAAAAGATGACTTTTACATAGCTCATGAGTTTTTAGAATACACAAATGATCCGTTTTATTTCAAAGATTTTAATGCCATGCTTGCCAAAAATGATCTTACTTATCTTTGCGAGTATACGCTTGATGATATTTTTACCCCAGATGTTGGCACAGCCGTAGTAGATGAATACAAAAATAACAAGTTTAAAGACAGAATCGATCTAGAGCAATTCATGGATATGATTAGCAACAAAGTCTTTAGGCAAAGTCTAATAGTCCATAGCAAGACTTATGAGAGCATAGCCAATAAACAAATAGGCCCAAGCGATATTAATAAAATTCACGTTGTGGCAGATTTTATAAAGAAAAATAACGAGTGGCAAGATAGTTATGGTGCTATGCCACAAGATATATCATGGCTTTGCGAGGTCTTTTATAAGATGTATCCAGCTAGCATAAACCTTTCTCAGATTTTAGAAATTTTGTCAGAAGATAAGCTCATGGTTTATAGCGCCTTTGTAAGAATTTTAACAAACTCGTCTGATGCAATGATTTTAAAAGATGAGCAAAAAAATATCGAATATAGGCCCGGCTATTCAAGGCTTAGTCAAAATTTAATAAATTATGTAAGATATTTTTTAAATCATAAAAATAATGCCGATGTTGTTTTTGCTAATAAATTTAGTATCTCAAGAAAGCTTAACAATATCGATTATTACATACTTTTATTACTTGATGGTAAAAATAGCTTAGAAGATGTCGCAGCAAAAGCTTTGAAATTTATTAAAGAGAACAACGAAGATATATTTGACATAAATGGCAAAGTGCTTAAAAAAGACAAGGTCGCAGCAAACATAATGAGCTACGTGCTAGGCATAGCAAAAATAGCTAGTCTGCTTTATCTACTAGAAGAAATTTAA
- a CDS encoding TOBE domain-containing protein: MIKAKIVRILAKDDVSLFELKGLNVEANLFMLVLNEASKFALNDEIGLGFKSSDVVLAKNRLDTSSLENELRCMVEAINFGEVLSVVGLKCDQISFEAIISNHALKALNLSENDSVFAYIKSTSIHISTQK; the protein is encoded by the coding sequence ATGATAAAAGCAAAGATCGTTAGGATTTTAGCCAAAGATGATGTTAGCTTGTTTGAGCTAAAGGGTCTAAACGTAGAGGCAAATTTATTTATGCTAGTCTTAAATGAGGCTAGCAAATTTGCCTTAAATGACGAGATTGGCTTAGGTTTTAAAAGCTCAGATGTCGTCTTGGCAAAGAATAGACTTGACACTAGCTCGCTTGAAAATGAATTAAGATGCATGGTAGAGGCTATAAATTTTGGTGAAGTTTTAAGCGTTGTTGGTCTAAAATGCGATCAAATTAGCTTCGAAGCCATCATTTCAAATCATGCTTTAAAAGCATTAAATTTGAGCGAAAACGATAGTGTTTTTGCCTATATAAAATCTACTAGTATTCATATAAGTACTCAAAAATGA
- a CDS encoding 3'(2'),5'-bisphosphate nucleotidase CysQ has protein sequence MSELLNLAKKAAVNAGAQIMKFYSANNTALKVSLKDDSSPLTSADLAANEVILKELNKSGIKICSEESILKENDKDEFWLVDPLDGTKEFLARNGEFCVCIALIKKARPVLGVIFIPVSKELFYADENGAFKEILDDNDEIIKRVDLNKKDKNLDNLIFSSRRGDAKEIEFIGQSLNFEQRCIGSAIKFCRLVEFGGAYLRFAPSYLWDNAAGEALVNFCGGKVFDANSGKEMSYELADLKSPFFIALSKNTLNLKDKITQLYKQSKI, from the coding sequence AGCGCAAATAATGAAATTTTACTCAGCTAATAATACGGCTCTTAAAGTAAGCCTAAAAGACGATAGCTCGCCACTAACTAGCGCTGATCTAGCCGCAAATGAAGTAATACTAAAAGAGCTAAACAAAAGCGGGATAAAAATTTGCTCTGAAGAGAGCATCCTGAAAGAAAACGACAAAGACGAGTTTTGGCTCGTAGATCCTCTTGATGGCACGAAAGAATTTCTAGCTAGAAACGGCGAATTTTGCGTTTGCATAGCGCTTATAAAAAAAGCTAGACCGGTGCTTGGCGTGATATTTATCCCAGTTAGTAAAGAGCTTTTTTATGCTGATGAAAATGGCGCTTTTAAAGAAATTTTAGATGATAATGATGAAATCATAAAGAGAGTTGATCTAAACAAAAAAGATAAAAATTTAGACAATCTAATCTTTTCAAGCAGAAGAGGCGATGCCAAAGAGATAGAATTTATAGGGCAGAGCCTAAATTTTGAGCAAAGGTGCATCGGCTCAGCCATAAAATTTTGCCGTTTGGTTGAATTTGGCGGAGCTTATTTGAGATTTGCCCCAAGCTACCTTTGGGACAATGCAGCAGGAGAAGCGCTCGTAAATTTTTGTGGCGGAAAAGTATTTGACGCTAATAGCGGTAAAGAGATGAGCTACGAGCTTGCTGATTTAAAAAGTCCATTTTTCATAGCTCTCTCAAAAAACACACTAAATTTAAAAGATAAAATCACACAACTATATAAGCAAAGTAAAATTTAA
- the modB gene encoding molybdate ABC transporter permease subunit, whose product MIDELKNIDYEPFWLSLKLSFITTFILFFACIALAYFMSQKKFFGKSFLESVISLPLVLPPSVLGFYLLIFLSPYSAFGKFIEEIFGVRLVFNFTGLVVASCIYSLPFMFGPIYAGLNSLKKSLFEASYSLGKNKLTTIFRVILPSIRSNLLTATVVSFAHTMGEFGVVLMIGGSVAGESKVASIAIFEAVEMLDYTKAHVYALLMLIISFFVLFIVYLLNSKKA is encoded by the coding sequence ATGATAGACGAGCTTAAAAATATCGATTATGAACCGTTCTGGTTATCGCTAAAACTATCTTTTATAACTACTTTTATTTTGTTTTTTGCCTGCATTGCACTTGCTTATTTTATGTCACAGAAAAAATTCTTTGGCAAATCATTTTTAGAGTCAGTAATCTCACTGCCTTTGGTATTACCACCAAGCGTTCTTGGCTTTTATCTACTTATTTTTCTTTCACCTTATTCTGCCTTTGGTAAATTTATCGAAGAAATTTTTGGAGTTAGGCTAGTTTTTAACTTCACAGGTCTTGTTGTGGCAAGTTGTATCTATTCGTTGCCATTTATGTTTGGTCCGATTTACGCTGGGCTGAACAGCCTAAAAAAGAGCCTTTTTGAAGCGAGCTATAGTCTTGGTAAGAACAAACTCACGACTATTTTTAGGGTGATTTTGCCAAGCATCAGATCAAATTTACTAACAGCTACTGTCGTTAGTTTTGCTCACACTATGGGTGAGTTTGGTGTTGTTTTGATGATAGGTGGTAGCGTAGCTGGAGAGAGCAAGGTCGCAAGTATTGCGATATTTGAAGCAGTTGAAATGCTTGATTACACCAAGGCTCATGTCTATGCGCTTTTAATGTTAATAATTAGCTTTTTTGTCCTTTTTATAGTTTATCTTTTAAATTCTAAAAAAGCTTAA
- a CDS encoding sulfate/molybdate ABC transporter ATP-binding protein, with the protein MIEISCKKELNGGDGKFMLEVDLSFENGDFVGLYGASGGGKTTILRLIAGFETPQSGFIKVGDKIFFDDKINLAPQKRNIGFLFQDYALFENMNVFKNLLFAKDDVSLANKLLDICGLTSLKNAKISTLSGGQKQRVALARAVMRGPEILLLDEPLSALDNAMREKLQDYLLALHDEFKMSIVLVSHDIAEIYKLCNKVFVLENGKISRSGSTSEIFLKSAGSQKFAFNAKILEIKKCDAIFVANVLINRQICEVVLSSSEAMNLKVGDMVVVSTKAFSVNLEKA; encoded by the coding sequence ATGATAGAAATTTCTTGCAAAAAAGAGCTAAATGGCGGCGATGGCAAATTTATGCTTGAGGTAGACCTTAGCTTTGAAAATGGCGATTTTGTCGGACTTTACGGAGCAAGTGGCGGTGGAAAGACCACTATTTTAAGGTTGATTGCCGGTTTTGAAACGCCACAAAGCGGATTTATAAAGGTTGGAGATAAAATTTTCTTTGACGATAAGATAAATTTGGCTCCACAAAAGCGAAATATCGGCTTTTTATTTCAAGATTATGCATTGTTTGAAAATATGAATGTCTTTAAAAATTTACTCTTTGCAAAAGATGATGTAAGTCTAGCAAATAAACTCCTTGATATCTGCGGTCTAACAAGTCTCAAAAATGCAAAGATTAGCACCCTTTCTGGCGGCCAAAAACAACGCGTAGCACTTGCTCGTGCAGTTATGAGAGGGCCTGAAATTTTACTACTTGATGAGCCACTAAGCGCACTTGATAATGCTATGCGTGAAAAATTACAAGATTATCTGTTAGCACTTCACGACGAATTTAAAATGAGCATTGTCTTAGTAAGCCATGATATCGCTGAAATTTATAAGCTTTGCAATAAAGTCTTTGTCCTTGAAAATGGCAAAATTTCAAGATCAGGTAGTACAAGTGAGATATTTTTAAAGAGTGCAGGATCGCAGAAATTTGCCTTTAACGCTAAAATTTTAGAGATAAAAAAATGTGATGCGATCTTTGTAGCGAATGTACTGATAAACCGTCAAATTTGTGAAGTTGTGCTAAGTAGCAGCGAAGCAATGAATCTAAAAGTAGGCGATATGGTGGTAGTTAGTACAAAAGCGTTTAGCGTAAATTTGGAAAAAGCATGA
- a CDS encoding redoxin family protein has protein sequence MINVPTSIYLNTLDGKEFDFSAFARTHDCIIFIYPKIGEDFSLLSEQLQNTAGMKGCTKQAINYKKFLKDFNDLGFMVVAISSQDIAAQKKFQEETSTGVMFLNDSEFMLERALELPVFSASNGHKFYFRQTLIIKDGKIRRAYIVDDPENDAKNMLEKIKEKDY, from the coding sequence ATGATAAACGTACCTACAAGTATATATTTAAATACCCTAGACGGTAAGGAATTTGATTTTTCTGCCTTTGCAAGGACGCACGACTGCATTATTTTTATCTATCCAAAGATAGGCGAGGACTTTAGTCTTTTAAGCGAGCAACTGCAAAATACTGCGGGCATGAAGGGCTGCACTAAACAAGCGATAAACTATAAGAAATTTTTAAAAGATTTTAACGATCTTGGTTTCATGGTAGTGGCTATTAGCTCACAAGATATCGCAGCTCAAAAGAAATTTCAAGAAGAGACTTCAACTGGAGTCATGTTTCTAAACGATAGTGAGTTTATGCTTGAAAGGGCGCTTGAGCTTCCAGTTTTTTCTGCATCAAATGGACATAAATTTTATTTTAGACAAACACTTATCATAAAAGATGGCAAGATAAGGCGCGCATATATAGTGGATGATCCTGAGAATGATGCTAAAAATATGCTAGAAAAAATCAAAGAAAAAGACTACTAG